The genomic segment AGCTGTTTGCCTATTTCGCTGAAAGTGGCCTTCTCAAAATGCAAAACACCCGCCATATTTTCCTTTTCTTTAGCTGCATCAAAGGACTCTACATTAAAGGTTGCTTTGTTTTTATGATATACAATGGCCTGCCCCGGAATGAGCTGTAGTCTTTTTGTTCCGTTTGAAACTTCTACTTTTCCGGTAAACAATGCTATTTTTGACAGCTTATCGTTTTCAAAAGCGTATACATTAAAGGAAGTTCCCAACACTTTGATTTCAAGTTCACCTGTTTGAATAATAAAAGGCTTATGGGCGTTATGAGCGACCTCAAAATAGCCTTCACCATTGAGGCTCACGATCCGTTTATCACCATTGAAGTTCTTCGGGTATCGCATGATAGACGTTGGGCCGAGCTTGACTTTGGTACTATCGCTCAAAAGCACATTCATATATTTACCGGTCGGTACCAGTTGGCTAATAAGTTCAGTTTGAGTGGCATTTTCCGATAGCGGCGACTGTCTATTTAGGAATAGAAAAGCCATCGACACAAACAAGAGGCTGGCAGCTGCATAGCCAATCCACCTATAGTTTCGTAAACGATGTACCGGAGTGTCATTTTTATGGATAAAGGCCTGAAGCCGAACACGCTCCTCAGCGATCTCGGTCTGGCTTGGACCAGTCTGCATCAGTTCGACTAGTCCTTTCGCATCTTTTACAAGCTGCCGGTGCTGCGGATTTGCCTCAACCCATTGTTTCCAATATTCCATATCCTCAAGCCTTGCTTGCAGACAATAATTGATAAAGGATTCATTACAGATGAGTTCTTCCAAATTAGGTTGTTCCATTGCTCGATGTTACATTTACACAGTAGTGCCGCAAAGGCCTCTTTTTTACCTATTTTATTTGGAAAAATTTAAAATAAAAACAATAACCACTGATAATGAACCCTTTAATTTTTTGATTGCTTCATAAACAACGTTGTAAACTGTTCTTAGTGCTGCATTCTCCATGTCGGCGATTTCCGCATAACTCTTATTATGGAAAAATTTTAGCTCAATATAGTGATGCTGTTTTTTTGTCAGCTTGCCCAACGCATCGTGTAGTGCCTGATCTCGTTCCAATGTTTCCTCAATGGCAATTTTTTGCGATTCGATCGAATCCTCCACAGGTGTGTGCAAAAGATCTTCCAGTGGTGTATTTTGATTAGCTCGCTGTTTGTAGATCACGCGCTTTAGCCATACAAAGAGATAATATTTTGGATCTGTAGTTAGTATGGGTAATTTTTCACGCTTTTCCCATAGGTCACAGAATAAGATATGGATGGATTCTTTTACAACTTCACGGTCGGCATTAATTTTCAATCCGTAGCGGAACAGGGCTGTATATACCGAGTCGTATAAGGCTAAAAAACTGTCTCTATCGCCAGTTTTAATCGAGTTCCATGTTTTTAGTGCATCCAAGTGCGCAAAATAAATAATTATTTAGATTTATTCCAAATAATATTAAACCTTTACTACGCTAGCCAAAGATTCACTTGGTCAATTTCAATCTATGATCATCACTACCCACAGTCCCTGCTACTTTAATGGTGTGAGCGCCTTTGAATTTTTGAGCAGCACCATGTACTGAAAATAATCAAGCGTGGAAGTTCCCGGCGCGGGGTTGAAACTCTCACCGAACAATCTGGACTTGATCGTTATCAGCTTTTCAGAGTTTTTATAAGGTGAATCTTTAGCATCCAACTTAAATAAATTCATGGAATTTGGCTGCGCTAGTCCCGAAAAATCATGGATTCCCTTAACCAGCATAAATGGCCCGTCTGCATTGATCACACTAATCTTCTGGTCCGATGGTGTCGGAAATTGAGGGTTTTTAGGAAGGTACATTTCGCTCTCAAGCGTATAACTTACAATACTTGACACGCTAAAGCCCGAATTCTTTAGTCGTTCGGCAAATGGACTTTTACCTTCTTTTGCACTATGCTGTAACACGTGGTAAAATCCGAAAAGTCCATAAAATTTTTCATTTTCAAGATGTAGTCTTTTCACTGAACTGCTGAAATTGGCCATCATCGCCGAATCTCTGGAGACCTTATGGGAATTATTGTCAAAATCTGTATCGACCCCTAGCACCGATATCTTTAACGAATCCGCCAACGTCTGGTTATAGTCGTACACAGCGTCCCATTTTTCTAATAACTCTTTACTCGATTGCTGAGGGATTCGTTTACTGACTGCTGTCACCACCTCTCTGAGTAAATTCTCATCTTTTGTACTGCCTTGTAAAAAACGATTGAGCTTATTAGCATTCAGACTATCCATCTCAGCCACGTAATATCTTATCCCCGCTTTTTTATTCAAAAATTTGAAAAAATACGCATCCATTTTCTGATTATAAGCGTAGCCATGAACCTCACCGAATAGAAAGATCTGGGACTGATAGAAATTATCATCAAACAGTTTTCCTTCGATCCTGTCTGAAATCTGCTCTTGGTTACGTTTTAAATAATCTGCAAATTGTTCATCCTCACCTCCAATGAAAATTCGGTTACTGATAAAAACATAGAAAATAAGAAGCAAAATAGTGGTAAGTATGGCTAAGACAGCATACTTAAAGAATGTTAATATTTTTTTCATGGCTATTTTGTGACCAAAACTATCATAAAAAAGATTAATTCTGAAATTTCACAAATAAATAACTTTTATATATCTATGAATCAAAAACTTAAAAGCTGTATTATTTGAGCGGTATATAGGCAGTAAGGGCGTTGAACAACAATTAGAGCAGAACCTCTCATTTCATTTTGAATTCAGTAGGTCTCATATTGGTCAGCTGATGAAAATTATTACTAAACGCAGATATATTCGAATATCCAATTTCATAGGCTATCTCTGTCATATTCAGATCTGTATCCTTTATTAACTCCATAGCCCGGATAATACGCAGCATTTTTAAATACTGAATAAAGGTGATTTGCAGTTTGGCCTGAAATAATCTGGTCAAACTTCGCACACTCATACCGAATCGTGTTGCTGTATCTTCTAAAGTGAGATTTTCATTGAGCCTACTTCTAAGACTGTCCGTAATCTCATTTATCCGTTGATCTTCTGTTGTGGGAAGCTGTATCGAAAACTTTTTCAGTTTTTCCTTTGACAGCAGCTTCCTAAGCGTTGATAAAAACTCAAATTCCCAGGAACCCTTATAATAATCACCTTGCCATTTCTCGCTAAATGAGAGCATTTCTGCTAAGAGCTTACTTACTGGATATATTCCCAATTCATCATAAAAACCATCATCGCTTTCGTCTGGAAAATAGATATTGATAATATATAGATCCTGCGTGTTAAACATGAGGTTGTGGGGGTAGTTTTTGGGTATCCATAGGTAATGATTAGATGGAATATAGAAATCTTTTTCACCTGTTTGCAAGTAGGCAATCCCCCCATAAACCAGCAACAACTGGGCCTTATCGTGCTGATGAGCAGGCAAACGCTGTTCCGTCTGTTGTCGCAGCACAAGGATTGAATCGGGATTTTGATCCACTATAGTTATTAATTGGCTAAGAATTTCCATATGGCCAAATATAACAAACATTAGGCTAATTATATAAAACCATAGATTGAGGTGTTGAATAATTTTGCGGTGTTAATAATAGAGTCATAATGAAAGATAAAATCATAAAACCTGATAAAGATTTTGAACTTGCAATACAAGCCAAAAAATCTGAACAGACATCACGTCATCCGGATAAAGAAATGGATAGAGCCTACGTCTATCGGCTGTCCTGTGCTTATTCTAGTCCCTTTATGCCCATGATAGATTTAAGCTTCGCTTTTGATGAGCTGAAAAAGCTGTTAAAACAATGGCCCGCAAAGAGAAAGAAGAAACCAGTCACAGCCCCACTTTTGGGCATACTGTTGCTATTTTTTGTACAATCCGTGTATGCTCAGCATGCAGAAATCATCCACCCCCTAAGTTTGGAAGAAATATGGAAAATCGCCGAAGCTAACAACCGGGACCTGAAACTATCGGATCTAAATGTTCAGCAAAGTAAAATAGAAATATTGGAAGCCAAAGATCATTTGCTGCCGGAATTTTCAGCAGGTGGCGATGTAAAACTCAATTCCAAATTTTTGATCTATGACAACGGATTATTCTCATCTCCGCAGGATGTACCTATAAAAGGCTATGGATACGGAGTGGGTTACAACTTAAACCTTAACCTCTTCAATGGCGGTAAAGACAAAAGAAACATCGTCATGAAAAAGGAAGAAGGGGTACGAAAACTGTATGAAGTGGAGCTACAAAAGCAAAGCGTAAAATACCATGTAGCAGTTGCCTATTTCGATCTGTATAAATTTCTGCACTTCTATGATTTTCTTGACGCCGAAACTGAAGCAGAGAAAAAACAGCTGACACTGATTGAAAGCCTGCATAAAAACGGTACTGTGCTAAAAAGTGATGTACTGAGAACTTCCGTCAAATTATCGCAGCTGGAGCTGGCTCTTTCCGATGTCAAAAAAAAGATTGCAATCGCCAAGCAACACCTCAATATACTGATGGGCCGTGAAATTGATACCGAGCTAGCAATAAAACATGCGGATACAATTGAATTAAACGCCATCACAGAAGGTGACTACAAAGATTATGTAGATATCGCTTTTAACAAGTCTCCGTCATATAAAATGGTGAATAGCGACATCAAATGGAGTAAGCTGAACGTTAAACAGATGAAAGCTACGCTATGGCCAAAAGTCTCTCTGTATTCCAATTACAATTATACGTATCCGCAGATTTCCTTTTATCCCTATTCGAATGATTTATGGGGATTTGGTCAGACAGGAATTAAAGTTCAGTTTTCCATCGATAATCTATACAAGAGCAAGCATTCCATTGCTCGTGCCCAGACTGTCAGCAATCAGGCAAAGGAAAAAGCAGAAATGAAGAAGGATGAAATCTCTCTTCAGGTAAAAGAGGCTTATTTACAGCAACAACAGGCTTTGGAGAGCGTGGAAACAGCTGAGCAAAATATCATTAAAACCACTGAAACCTTACGTGTTATCAGAAGCAGCTACTTAAATCAGGAATCTCTTCTGACCGATCTTCTGGAGGCCGAAAATGCTTTATTGGAAGCTAAATTTAATCTGACAACAGCACAGACAAACGTACAAGTAAGCCATATCAGATTATTGGCAATAGTAGGAATTCTCTAATACAAAACTGATGAACAAAAATAAAACAGATAAAATTGTGGTAAACCTAACCAAATGCTTTGGTATCGTATTACTCGTAGGAATCATAATCTGGGCAGCTACTTATCTCTTGAAAGGGTATCACTATGAACAGACCAATGACGCTCAGGTAGATGCCTACTTGTCGCCCATAAACGCAAAAGTAGGTGGCTATATCAGCAAAATATATTACAAGGATAATCAGCTTGTTAAGAAGGGGGATACGCTAGTGGTAATCGAACTGGACGAGTACGGGCTGAAAAAAGATGCTGCGGCAGCAGAACTCATGAGCGCACAGGCCAAATTACCCGTCTTGGCTGCAAACGAAGAAACGCAACTTAAAAGTATCGAGGTCATAAAAGCCCAATTGGCAGGTGCTAAAGCAAGATTGAATCAACAACAAAAAGAATTTGACCGGTATAAGAATCTACTGAATGACGGATCTACAACACAACAAAAATTTGACAACATCAGCGCTTCTTTGGCCATCGCGCAATCGGATTATGATCAGGCAAAAGCGTCTTTGCAAGTGGCAGAATCCAAACTAAATGATTACAGCACACAACGTAATGCCATACAGGCAGAAATAAAGATCAAAGAAACGCTCCTCGCGAGGCAGGAACTGGATATTCGGTATACAGTTATCACTGCACCTTTTGACGGACAAATCGGGAAAAAGACAATTCAGGAAGGGCAACTGATACAACCCGGACAAACTTTGGCATTTTTGGTAAACAAGGCAGAAGAAAAATGGGTAGTCGCAAATTATAAGGAAACACAGGTCGGCAATTTCAGAATTGGGCAAGCGGTATCTATTGAAGTCGATGCTTTTCCGAATGAAAAGTTCGCTGGTGCTATCGAGTCCCTTTCGCCAACCACCGGCTCCCGTTATTCACTGCTTCCTCCCGATAATGCCACGGGCAATTTTGTTAAAATCATACAACGCATTCCTGTTCGGATCAAACTAACCGATACGCCTGAAAAATTAGCAAAGCTCTCTGCAGGAATGAATGCAAATGTTTACGTTTTAAAGGATGAATAATGCAAGCACATAACCTACCAATTTTCAAATCATGGGTATCTGAGTGGGTGGCGAGATCTGTCATATTTGGCATTCTGATGGCCTGTCTTTTTAGTTTTGCTTTTTATGGCAGTCCAGTAGCAGCTATGGGCTATTACGGCATACAAGCTACCGATGTCCAGTATGCGATGGTCGTTATCTATGGTTCAACCGTAGCTTTCCTGGCACTTGATTTTCGTATGGTAAAATATTTTGCACCAAGAAAATATTTGCTGATGGCCCTCGCCGTGAATATCCTTTGTTGCCTTATCTGCTTTCATGTCAAAGATTGGACATTGTTTGTTATTTGCCAGTTTTTGCAAGGCATTACCTGTGCATTGATGTCAGGAATTGCGACACAGCTTATTTTCCCGCGGCTGCAGTCTGTACGTGCCCGTGTGATTGCTTATAGCATTCTTTACGGCAGTATACAGATCGCTGTACCATTCTACTCCATCTATACGAGTATGGTCGTTCATTTTTTTGATTTTAATTGGCTATTCTACGGATTTATCATCATACTCATCATCCTGACATTTGTCATACTGCTGACGATGAACAGTAACGCCAGATTTACTAAAAAGATGCCATTGTATCAGGTAGATTGGATAGGCTATCTATTTTATGCATCATTTATCTTGATATTAGGATATATTCTTGTCTATGGACGACAATTAGGATGGTTCGATAGTTCTTTAATCATTAAGCTCAGTTTAGCTAATGTAGTTGTTCTTTCTCTTTTTATCACGAGAACAGTAAAACTTAAAAGACCATTAATCAATCTACAGATATTTAAAACAAAGAATTTTGTTATCGGCCTCTTGCTTCTTTTTACATTTTATATTTTCAAAGGAAGTACAGGCCTCGCCTACGGCTATCTTGAAGTGATATTAGGAAATGATCCACTGAGCACCATTCCGATATGGACTACGGTAATTTTAGGAACTATACTGAGTATGTTCGTTACTTCCCGATTCATCTTGGCGGGTTACAACCTAATAAGGATTATTACTATTGGTTTTGGAACGATGGCGATTTATTATGCTTATATGATACGGTTTGTTTCTGTACAGGGAGAGACAGTCGACTTTATTCTGCCAATGTTTATTTATGGTGTGGCAACAGGTGTATTGTTTGTTCCGATTGTTTCATTTACCGTTTCCTCAGCACCCCAAAAGATTGCGATCAATGCCTCGCTTGTTGGTATATTGGCTAGGTTTACAGGATTTACAACAAGTCTGGCACTAAGTAACGAACTTCAGTTATTTGCAAAATCGGGAGTTCGGGAAAAGGTCCGCGAAGCACTCACGGAAACCAACCCTCAATTACCAGTAACTTTACTGGATATCCAAAACCAATATATGAATGTGGGTAGCGATATGTATACGTCAAAAACAGCATCCACAGGCTATTTCAATCAAATGGTCGGGCATCAAATATTAGCTCGTGCCACCAGAGATTACTATGATTGGATGTTAACAGGCGTAATCTTGGTAATTGCTGTTCTGCTCCTCTTGCCACAGATTCAACATGTTGTTTTGAGATTAAGGAAAGGTAATATTCCCTATTAGAATGCACCTGCCCCACTCCTGACCTCTTCTAGAAAAGCTGGAGCACTTTAAAAGTAAAAAATTCGGCGATGAATTACTAATTTTAAAAGGAAGCCGACAGAGGCACCGGACGAAGGCTACGAGGAACTGCCATTTGCCAACTGTATGAAAAAGAAGAAAGCGAAAAATTTATATGAAACAGGCACTCTTTGAACAAATAACAAAATTTATTAAAATTACTGAGCAGGAAAAAACACTGATAGACTCGTTATTCTATTTCAAAAGTTGGGACAAGGGAGAATACTTCTTAGCACAAGGAACTGTCTGTAAGGAAATCGGCTTTTTAATTAAAGGCTTAGTCGTCTACTTTATAGAGGAAAAAGAGTCTCATGCCTATAATTTTGGTAAGGAGGGTGACTTTGTCTGTAATTATGAGAGCTTTCTAACGAAAACACCATCTTCCAAATCCATTAAATGTGTTGAAAACATAGAAATGCTGTGTATTAGCTATGATAGACTACAACAGCTGTATGACAAAATTGGACAAGGTGAAAAAATGGGAAGAATCATTTCAGAGCAATTGTTTCTAGAGGCAATTGCGGATATAACTTCATTCTACGTCGATACCCCCGAACAAAGATATCTGAAATTTTTGGAATGCTACCCGGATTTAAATCAACGGATTCCCCAATACTTAATCGCTTCTTATATTAAAGTAAAACCTCAGTCTTTAAGCCGGATACGTAAAAGAATGCTAAAAAAATGATTTGTTAACCCAGGTGAATGAAACTCTAGGTATCCCTTTCTAAGTTTGCATCAATAAAATAAAGGTAAGATGAACTTAGAAGAAAGAATATTCACCAAATTATTTATGAATTGGGCAACTGTAATTGGAAAAAAAGAAATTGCAGAGAAAGTATTCCATTTCACCCTGGAGGTAAGTATCAATTTCACCGGATTAATCCCGGGACAGCATCTCAGATTACTCCTGTTCCCGAATCAAAAAGGCAAACTGCGAGACCGTGTTCGGACATACTCCATTTGGCGTTGCCAGTGTGATGGAAAGAAAAGTTATATAGATATTGCTGTGTGCGCACATACGGATGGTCCGGGTAGCAAATGGGCCGAAATTACAGAAGTCGGCAGTCAGGTCCTCATTTCCAGACCGCTCGGTAAATTTACATTAGATACCACCAAGTCTAAACACCTCTTTATAGGAGATATTACCGCCTTGTCACATTTCTATTGTTTTACGCATCATCTCACACCGCAACAGGAGATAGACGGAATCATTTATGGAAAAGACGAAAAACAATTGTTTACTGATTTTAACGGAACACTTGGCTTTACTTTTCAAAAAACAGCAAATGGAACTGACACAAGCTTACTTGCATACTATAGGAGTTTGAAAATTGGGCGCGATACTAGGGTTTATATTGGAGGGGATGGCCACTTGTGCATAGCACTAAACAACCTGTTTGTAAAGGAATTAGGTCTACCCCGTAAACAATTGAAAGTAAAACCATTTTGGATATTAGGAAAAACCGGTTTGGAGTAGAATTTACGCTTTATGATGTACGGAAAAATGAAAGTCGTTGAAATATTTAAAACCAATGTCTCAACCGAAAAAGAGGCTCGGGATACAACACGCTCACTTTTAAGACGGTATCCAATTTATAAAATAAACTTTGACCTTGAAGATGAGGAAAATATCCTTAGAGTTGAGGCTCATAAACTTAAGGTTGAAACCGCCGAAATAATTAAGTATATGATTGAACTGGGGTATAACTGCGAGCGAATAGAATAATTTTTACGTCTAAAACTCGATAAGTTTATTGACTGTCCGCAAGGCCTTTTTGACAATGTATGTGGTTGGTTGTCCCTTAATTTTCCCCTGTAGTGAGACTTTTGCGGCGAGATTGCGACAAGTGTTGCGTTTCTGTAGACGATCTGTTTTAGGTTATCCTGCAATGCGTACGTGGATAATCCCACTCATCAATCATCCGAGATGAACGAGGAAAAACCCACGGTGGATAGTATAGCTGTTGCTATTGGTAATGGACAGCGATGAGTCAATACATTATTTCCATAGTATATTTTCTACAACCTTTTTCATCTCGTTGCACTGGTCTTTATTTGTAAAATATACATAGCCAAATTTCTTATCAGGATCAATCATAAATGAAGAGGTGTACCCTAAATTATTACCCCCATGCCAATAATATATAGCATCATTTAATTTCACAGCAGCCATACCCAAAGTCCACGAATCAACTCCGAAGTATTCCCTTACCGGATCGTTTCGATCCAAAGAAATGACAGGTGAAAACATCTCCTTGAATTCTATTTCATTGTTCATTAAATAGATTAAGAATCTTGAATAGTTTGTTGTATTTGCATATAAACCGCCTGCTGGATCAAAATGATACCTATCTCTTTCGTCTTTTACATGCTGCCCCTTTTTATAACCGTCTGCCAGATTTTTCTCTACCTTTGGTGTGATTATAAAATGGAAGTTATTCAGCTTTAGTTTCTTTAAAACTAAATGTTGAATGACTGCATCCAAATTTTTAAAATCCGCATCACAGAGCTTGGCGATCACTCTGGCAAGATAAACATATGCTTCGCCTGAATAGGAGAATTGTGTGCCCGGGACAAATTGTAACTGCATTTTTTCGGTTTCGCTCCAGTTGGGCAGACCGGTGGTATGGCTTAAAACCATTCTGGCTGTGATTCTTTTGTAGCGCCCGTCTTCGATATTATCGGCTTCTAAGTACTCAAATAAGGGCTTGTCTATGTCTAGCTTGCCTTCTTTAACCAATTTAAGCACGACGAAGGCAAAAACAGGCTTCGATAAAGACGCTGCTTCAAAAAAAGTCGATCTGGTCACCCTTTTCTTAGAATCGATATTTGATAGGCCAAATCCTTTGTTAAATACAACATTCCCATTATTGATGACAGCAATTGACATTCCCTGAACTTGTAGTGAATCCATTGCAAGGTTTATTTTTTTCTCAAAGTCAATCGCTGTTAGTTGAGTACCGTTAAGTGTTCTAATCTGACTAAAACTAACCTGATGTATTAATATACATGCTAACAATACATATTTTGTCATATTGTTTCTAATTTTTTTAATATCGTTCAAGGGCCCGGCAGCTTGTAGTGACGAATAATTGAACGGAAGGTTCAGTCTTCGCGCATGAAAATGAAATGGACGCTACAAATTTTATTGTCGGTCAGCATCTTATAAACCATAAACCAAAAATTAAAGCTGTCTAAGAGTTTTAGACAGCTTTAATTTTATGTACCTGGTTTAGGAGGTTTGATCATCGACTTCCGCCGAAGGTGCATTTTTCTTAACCGACTCAATCCCGTTTTCCATACCACTACTGCTCTCGTACATCTCACTCGTTCCGATGATCTGTCCGTTGGACGCCTTTAGATTGAAGTACCACTTCCCATTTGATGAGGTTTTCTTTTCGAACCTACCGTCATCCTGTGCATTCTTCCTAACCGATTCAATACCGTTAAGGCAACTTGCCTTACTGGAATAGCCTTCGCTTCCAAGGATCGTCTGGCCGTTGCCTGCCTTGAGATTAAACTGATATTCACCGTTCTTTCTGGTTGTTACTACAAATTTTCCCATGTTCTCTCTTTAGATTTATAAATGTATACTTTCGAATTTAATCACTTTCGAGCTCTTCGTCAAGAAAAGAAATAGCAATGTTCTTCTGGTAAACCTCCATCGCGCTGAGCGGGAAAAAAAGAGCGTGTTGAAGAGATCCTGTATTTCTAACTTGCTGTTTCGAGTACCTAGCCATCTTATATGGTCTACATCCCCGGGAACCTCCCATTTAACATCGTTTGCAAAGAGATTTATAAGCTCATTCAATTGTCTGTGCTGCAAATAATGTAGAAAGTCGTTTGTAATTGTTCTTGTCATGCTCATGGTTGATTCTTTTTTAATGTGATAATTTGCAAATAGGCCATCATTCCTACCCAAGCTGCAACAAAAAGAATAATCACTGTACCAAGCATACTGATGGAATAAAATGACAATAAAACAGTTACCAAACTTGCAAATACCCACGTGATGTCCAACGCTATGATTAGTTTAATCCATGCCTTTATGACAGGCTTTTTAATGGCCGCAAAAAGAACAAATACAGAAAATAAGATCAAGAACGTCCCTACTTCCATAAATGGGGCTACACCTGTTGGCTTAAATATACTTATCCACATATTAGGTGTTGCAACGAGTAAAACTCCTGTAATACCAGAACTAATGGCATTTAACAGTAATACATTTTTTAGTGTCATAAGCTTTGAATTTTGTTTCTGTAAAGATATTTCTGATCCTCCAACCACACGTTATCTTTACGCGCCAACGTATTGGTTTTAGACGACAAAAAAACAGTATTTACTGTGACAAATGTGTATTTTCACATAATGAATTACAGACAAACATTTTTACAGGCATTGTTTATCTTTTGCGAAGAGAGAGGATTAGATACCGGAAAAATTGCTGCTCACTCAAACATTTCAATAGACGAATTGAACACAAACCCATCCTTTCCGATATCCAATGAGCAGATGGACATGATTTGGAAAAACATTATTCAGATTTCAAAAAATGAGTTGGTAGGGCTACATTTTGGAGCAGCGATGCAAATTGCTGCTCTTGGGGTAGTCGGCCAAGTGATTCAAACGAGCAACAATGTAAAAGAAGCTTTACAGCATGCCTGTATGATGGTAGGCTTACTTACTGATTTTTATACAATGTCAGTTCATGAAAAATCTGAAACTTTTGTTATTACCTATGAGAAAAATGCTGGCTTTGACAAATTTTCAACTGCTCAAAATCAAATGGGTGATTTTTTAATCGCCTTTACACTATATGAGTTAAAAGGATTATTGATTAAAAACCTAGCCCCACTACGTGCGAGTTTTCCTACTTACCAAAAAGATTATGACAGAGAATATAAGCATATTATCAAATGCCCTTTACAGAAAAGCCGTATTTATATTCTGGAATTTAACAAGGAATTTCTAAATACGAAGATCATAACCGCCAATTATAGCGTTCAAAACTCACTTATTAGTCAGGTCTATAAGCTCCAAAATCCGGAATCATTAAGCGGTGATTTTGCAAAGAAGATTTTTAATTACTTGATCACAAACTCTTATCTATTTACCCTTTCAATAGAATCTGTAGCCTGTAATTTTAATGTCAGTGTACGAACACTCCAAAGAAAACTCCGCGAGGAACGTATTTCGTATATACAAATCGTAGAAGAAGTTCGAAAAACGTTAGCCATTCATTACATCACGACGAGTCCATCTTCTGTAAAGGAAATTTCGGCGAATCTGGGCTTTGCTGAACCAAGTAGTTTTGTTAGGGCATTTAAAAAATGGCTGGGAAAAACTCCGTTGGAATACAAAAATAACATTCTTGTGAATCAAGACCGTCCTTGATGATGAGTGATAGTTTCTAATTACCTTTTAACAGCTATACACTCAATCTCAATATTGGCATTCCTCGGTAAAGAAGCCACCTCAATAGTGGTCCTTGCTGGAAAATGCCCGTGAAAATATTTAGCATAAATCTCATTGACCTTTTCAAAATATTTCATGTCTGTCAAAAATATCGTTGTCTTGGTAATGTGCTCAATATCGGATTGATTATCCGCTAAGATGGTCTTTAGATTTTCCATAATCTGAACCGTTTGTTGTTCAACACCATCTTTTAGCATATTTGTTTTTTGGTCTATGCCAATCTGGCCTGATACAAAAATAACATTACCATAACTTGTGGAATGACTATAGGGACCTATTGGTTTTGGCACCCCGCTATGTGTTACCCTTATGGTCTCCATTTTTGAACTGCAGGAAAAACATGCCAGCATTAGGATAAGTATAAAAATTCTGTTCATTTCAATTGATTTAAATTAAAAGATGAGGTCAGCTTTTTAGACCAACCTCATGCCGTCATTGCTTTATTTCTTGATGAAGTTTAATA from the Sphingobacterium thalpophilum genome contains:
- a CDS encoding AraC family transcriptional regulator, which gives rise to MEILSQLITIVDQNPDSILVLRQQTEQRLPAHQHDKAQLLLVYGGIAYLQTGEKDFYIPSNHYLWIPKNYPHNLMFNTQDLYIINIYFPDESDDGFYDELGIYPVSKLLAEMLSFSEKWQGDYYKGSWEFEFLSTLRKLLSKEKLKKFSIQLPTTEDQRINEITDSLRSRLNENLTLEDTATRFGMSVRSLTRLFQAKLQITFIQYLKMLRIIRAMELIKDTDLNMTEIAYEIGYSNISAFSNNFHQLTNMRPTEFKMK
- a CDS encoding FecR family protein, whose translation is MEQPNLEELICNESFINYCLQARLEDMEYWKQWVEANPQHRQLVKDAKGLVELMQTGPSQTEIAEERVRLQAFIHKNDTPVHRLRNYRWIGYAAASLLFVSMAFLFLNRQSPLSENATQTELISQLVPTGKYMNVLLSDSTKVKLGPTSIMRYPKNFNGDKRIVSLNGEGYFEVAHNAHKPFIIQTGELEIKVLGTSFNVYAFENDKLSKIALFTGKVEVSNGTKRLQLIPGQAIVYHKNKATFNVESFDAAKEKENMAGVLHFEKATFSEIGKQLNRKYGIIVPDRPDIELMYSGTIGHEPLEMVLEKLSMTTDYRFAIESNTLLVRKK
- a CDS encoding TolC family protein codes for the protein MKDKIIKPDKDFELAIQAKKSEQTSRHPDKEMDRAYVYRLSCAYSSPFMPMIDLSFAFDELKKLLKQWPAKRKKKPVTAPLLGILLLFFVQSVYAQHAEIIHPLSLEEIWKIAEANNRDLKLSDLNVQQSKIEILEAKDHLLPEFSAGGDVKLNSKFLIYDNGLFSSPQDVPIKGYGYGVGYNLNLNLFNGGKDKRNIVMKKEEGVRKLYEVELQKQSVKYHVAVAYFDLYKFLHFYDFLDAETEAEKKQLTLIESLHKNGTVLKSDVLRTSVKLSQLELALSDVKKKIAIAKQHLNILMGREIDTELAIKHADTIELNAITEGDYKDYVDIAFNKSPSYKMVNSDIKWSKLNVKQMKATLWPKVSLYSNYNYTYPQISFYPYSNDLWGFGQTGIKVQFSIDNLYKSKHSIARAQTVSNQAKEKAEMKKDEISLQVKEAYLQQQQALESVETAEQNIIKTTETLRVIRSSYLNQESLLTDLLEAENALLEAKFNLTTAQTNVQVSHIRLLAIVGIL
- a CDS encoding HlyD family secretion protein, translated to MNKNKTDKIVVNLTKCFGIVLLVGIIIWAATYLLKGYHYEQTNDAQVDAYLSPINAKVGGYISKIYYKDNQLVKKGDTLVVIELDEYGLKKDAAAAELMSAQAKLPVLAANEETQLKSIEVIKAQLAGAKARLNQQQKEFDRYKNLLNDGSTTQQKFDNISASLAIAQSDYDQAKASLQVAESKLNDYSTQRNAIQAEIKIKETLLARQELDIRYTVITAPFDGQIGKKTIQEGQLIQPGQTLAFLVNKAEEKWVVANYKETQVGNFRIGQAVSIEVDAFPNEKFAGAIESLSPTTGSRYSLLPPDNATGNFVKIIQRIPVRIKLTDTPEKLAKLSAGMNANVYVLKDE
- a CDS encoding RNA polymerase sigma factor, which gives rise to MDALKTWNSIKTGDRDSFLALYDSVYTALFRYGLKINADREVVKESIHILFCDLWEKREKLPILTTDPKYYLFVWLKRVIYKQRANQNTPLEDLLHTPVEDSIESQKIAIEETLERDQALHDALGKLTKKQHHYIELKFFHNKSYAEIADMENAALRTVYNVVYEAIKKLKGSLSVVIVFILNFSK